A single Osmerus mordax isolate fOsmMor3 chromosome 7, fOsmMor3.pri, whole genome shotgun sequence DNA region contains:
- the sp5l gene encoding sp5 transcription factor-like: MAALTIQRTDNFLHTFLQDRTPSSSPEGAPNALSFLATTCSQAWQVGGTVASESAQFPYEGAVSSTTGMFQLWSNEVAPSAGLGSHQMTFTVPKVQFPGNMQPGLGPHPHLHHHHHHHHHELPLTPPAEPPSAYSFELSPVKVLSSQSQGSGPYYPQHNTVGQTFPSFLQNSSARHHLSGAHMEEGQQWWSLPQTNATPSNHHFSLGRQLVLGHQPQIAALLQGTSKGLLSSTRRCRRCKCPNCQANGGGLEFGKKRLHICHIPECGKVYKKTSHLKAHLRWHAGERPFVCNWLFCGKSFTRSDELQRHLRTHTGEKRFGCQQCGKRFMRSDHLSKHVKTHQGRKTRAGQPSHHGSSDPLLTNIKRE; this comes from the exons ATGGCTGCGCTGACTATACAGAGGACTGACAACTTCTTGCATACATTTTTGCAG gACCGCActcccagctcctctccagAGGGAGCCCCTAACGCCCTGTCATTCCTGGCTACCACCTGCAGCCAGGCCTGGCAGGTGGGTGGCACTGTGGCCTCAGAGAGTGCCCAGTTCCCCTACGAGGGGGCGGTAAGCTCCACCACAGGGATGTTTCAACTCTGGAGCAACGAGGTGGCCCCCAGCGCCGGCCTGGGCTCCCACCAGATGACCTTCACCGTGCCCAAGGTCCAGTTCCCTGGCAACATGCAGCCTGGCCTgggccctcacccccaccttcatcaccaccatcaccaccaccaccacgagcTGCCTCTTACCCCCCCAGCTGAGCCCCCGTCCGCCTATTCATTCGAGCTCTCCCCCGTCAAGGTGCTCTCCTCTCAGTCGCAGGGCAGTGGCCCCTACTAccctcaacacaacacagtggGGCAGACTTTCCCCAGCTTCCTCCAGAACTCCTCTGCCAGGCACCACCTCTCCGGGGCTCACATGGAGGAGGGCCAGCAGTGGTGGAGCCTCCCCCAGACTAACGCCACCCCCTCCAACCACCACTTCTCCCTGGGCAGGCAGCTAGTCCTGGGCCACCAGCCCCAGATCGCCGCCCTCCTCCAAGGCACCTCCAAAGGCCTGCTGAGCTCCACGCGCCGCTGCCGCCGCTGCAAGTGCCCCAACTGCCAGGCCAACGGCGGCGGGCTGGAGTTCGGCAAGAAGCGCCTGCACATTTGCCACATCCCCGAGTGCGGCAAGGTGTACAAGAAGACGTCCCACCTGAAGGCCCACCTGCGCTGGCACGCCGGGGAGAGGCCCTTTGTGTGCAACTGGCTCTTCTGCGGCAAGAGCTTCACGCGCTCCGACGAGCTGCAGCGCCACCTGCGCACGCACACCGGGGAGAAGCGCTTCGGCTGCCAGCAGTGCGGCAAGAGGTTCATGAGGAGCGATCACCTGTCCAAACACGTCAAGACCCACCAGGGCAGGAAGACCAGGGCTGGACAGCCCTCCCACCACGGTTCCTCCGACCCCCTTCTCACCAACATCAAGAGGGAGTAA